One Kosmotoga arenicorallina S304 genomic window carries:
- the thpR gene encoding RNA 2',3'-cyclic phosphodiesterase has product MRTFIAIDTGQKISSIVDTVVERLKRMGFKASWVVGNNAHLTLAFLNEVDREKVELVASMLSKRLRGFPTFTFSTGKLGFFRHKNLPRVIWIGVKPSVVLNNLFRETRVALESLGFNVEENFHAHITVGRMKFSPPYWKKLIETVELEEVIVPVNEISLFKSELSPEGARYTKLFSCSFEGGLIKHDF; this is encoded by the coding sequence TTGAGAACCTTTATTGCCATTGATACTGGCCAAAAAATTTCCAGCATTGTGGATACAGTTGTTGAAAGGCTTAAGCGAATGGGATTCAAAGCTTCCTGGGTAGTCGGAAATAATGCCCATTTGACGCTGGCTTTCCTTAACGAAGTGGATAGAGAAAAAGTGGAACTGGTTGCCTCAATGTTATCAAAACGTCTAAGGGGTTTTCCAACTTTTACTTTTTCTACGGGAAAACTCGGTTTTTTCCGGCATAAGAATCTTCCAAGGGTAATATGGATAGGTGTAAAACCCTCGGTGGTCTTGAATAATCTTTTTAGAGAAACAAGAGTGGCTTTAGAGAGCCTGGGGTTCAATGTTGAAGAGAATTTCCACGCTCACATAACAGTTGGACGTATGAAATTTAGTCCACCATACTGGAAAAAACTCATAGAAACTGTTGAACTCGAAGAAGTGATAGTGCCTGTAAATGAAATATCCTTGTTCAAATCTGAACTCTCACCAGAAGGAGCCAGATATACAAAACTTTTTTCCTGTAGTTTTGAAGGAGGTCTGATAAAACATGATTTCTAA
- a CDS encoding BMP family lipoprotein — translation MKLRIALVLSLVLLIALPVMALKVIMVTDVGGLGDKSFNDGTWDGIVRAADFLGLEKEVVQSHEMSDYIPNLSNAAKEADIVFAVGFMMTDALFKVAPQFPDTYFVGIDIVPPEGAEADNVATYIFKEQEGAFLAGYLAAAMTEANIVGFIGGIPIPPVERFRYGYEAGIRVYEELHGKTIEILRGYTMDFNDPKKGKDLALAQFAEGADIVFHASGACGNGVIEAAAEKGEGFFAIGVDADQDYMAPGRVLTSAMKRVDMASYQAVLSVALGTFTPGLHVLGIKDEGVGISPMKYTKDIVPKSVLKDLDFLKEEIKKGVLVVPDTQEALDAFEVPEITLP, via the coding sequence ATGAAGTTAAGAATTGCTTTAGTTCTCTCATTGGTATTGCTCATAGCGCTTCCTGTTATGGCGCTAAAAGTTATTATGGTTACCGACGTTGGCGGTCTTGGCGACAAGTCTTTTAACGATGGTACATGGGATGGTATTGTAAGAGCTGCTGATTTCCTTGGCCTTGAGAAGGAAGTTGTCCAGTCTCATGAAATGTCCGACTACATTCCAAACCTTTCTAACGCCGCAAAAGAAGCTGACATTGTTTTCGCTGTTGGTTTCATGATGACTGACGCTCTTTTCAAAGTTGCTCCACAGTTCCCCGACACATACTTTGTCGGTATCGACATTGTTCCACCTGAAGGAGCAGAAGCTGACAACGTAGCCACCTACATTTTCAAGGAACAAGAAGGCGCTTTTCTCGCAGGCTACCTTGCAGCTGCAATGACAGAAGCAAATATCGTTGGATTCATTGGTGGCATCCCGATACCACCTGTTGAAAGATTCAGATATGGTTACGAAGCAGGAATAAGAGTTTACGAAGAACTTCATGGAAAAACCATTGAAATCCTCAGAGGTTACACCATGGACTTCAATGACCCCAAAAAGGGTAAAGACCTTGCTCTCGCGCAGTTTGCTGAAGGTGCAGATATTGTATTCCATGCTTCCGGTGCTTGTGGAAACGGTGTTATTGAGGCAGCAGCTGAAAAGGGTGAAGGTTTCTTTGCCATCGGTGTAGATGCAGATCAGGATTACATGGCTCCCGGAAGAGTCCTCACCAGTGCTATGAAGAGAGTAGATATGGCTTCTTATCAGGCCGTTTTGAGTGTTGCTCTGGGTACATTTACACCCGGTCTCCATGTTCTTGGAATTAAAGACGAAGGCGTTGGCATCAGCCCGATGAAGTACACCAAGGACATAGTTCCCAAGAGTGTGCTTAAAGACCTCGATTTCTTGAAGGAAGAAATCAAAAAAGGCGTTCTCGTTGTTCCTGATACCCAGGAAGCTCTTGACGCCTTTGAAGTTCCTGAAATTACACTTCCTTGA
- the tilS gene encoding tRNA lysidine(34) synthetase TilS, translating into MASAFEEKVLEFIKTYELIKPGEKILIAVSGGKDSMALLHFLGANSTLLKCEIVAANLDHGLRGYEGQREAEMVKAFCEKRKIAFYHEKTDVKKFISENKGLSPEEAARLKRMEFLKRAKMILQADKIAIAHHLNDLAETILMRLIRGTGLRGMLGMKPIDGDIIRPFLFIPVHDIKDYVTINMVPYNSDKTNIIEDYDRNFIRHRIMPLLKELNPSYEEAFWRFFLNVSESYSSLEKDITRLLELTFWKNGKALIERKALTSSEWAIVAEYVRAIVQRLSEKGYPPTRERVMAFKRLLISSTGGWKIQFADGVECVSRGKYIVFNKVSLAGNIWSKVIETLPVDIETETGKIVISVVKNIPEDIDGGYKAVCPADIISFPLWLRSASESDKFMPFGLNSMKNVISLAAREAPPDVLAGLMVLEDNEKRILWVPGVRASELCRSSNKRSELLLFKFERRSTRGT; encoded by the coding sequence TTGGCTTCCGCATTTGAAGAAAAAGTACTTGAATTTATCAAAACATATGAATTGATCAAACCGGGCGAAAAGATTCTCATAGCGGTATCTGGCGGTAAGGATTCAATGGCTCTTCTTCACTTTCTTGGTGCAAACTCCACTTTGTTAAAATGTGAAATAGTTGCCGCAAACCTTGACCATGGTCTTAGAGGTTATGAAGGTCAAAGGGAAGCCGAAATGGTCAAGGCATTTTGCGAAAAAAGAAAAATAGCCTTTTACCATGAAAAAACTGATGTGAAAAAATTCATATCTGAAAACAAGGGGTTGTCCCCTGAAGAGGCAGCAAGGCTAAAGCGAATGGAGTTTCTAAAAAGAGCAAAAATGATCCTGCAAGCTGATAAAATTGCCATTGCTCATCATTTGAATGATTTAGCTGAAACTATTTTGATGCGACTGATTCGTGGAACAGGTCTTAGAGGGATGTTGGGAATGAAGCCAATTGATGGAGACATAATACGCCCATTCCTTTTCATACCGGTGCATGATATCAAAGATTATGTTACAATTAACATGGTTCCTTATAATAGCGATAAAACAAACATTATTGAGGATTACGACAGAAATTTTATCAGGCATCGAATAATGCCATTATTGAAAGAGCTAAACCCATCATATGAAGAGGCTTTTTGGAGGTTTTTTCTGAATGTTTCAGAGAGTTATAGTTCTTTGGAAAAAGATATTACCAGATTGCTGGAATTAACTTTCTGGAAGAATGGGAAAGCACTTATTGAAAGGAAAGCTTTAACATCCAGTGAATGGGCAATAGTTGCTGAATACGTGAGAGCGATTGTTCAACGTCTTTCTGAAAAAGGTTATCCACCAACCCGGGAAAGGGTGATGGCCTTTAAAAGGCTTCTAATATCATCAACGGGTGGCTGGAAAATCCAATTCGCAGATGGTGTTGAATGCGTAAGCAGAGGGAAGTATATTGTGTTTAATAAGGTATCTCTGGCAGGCAATATCTGGTCAAAGGTAATTGAAACATTACCTGTGGATATTGAAACGGAAACAGGCAAAATAGTTATCAGCGTGGTTAAAAACATACCGGAGGACATAGATGGAGGTTATAAAGCCGTATGTCCGGCAGATATAATCAGCTTTCCCCTTTGGCTAAGAAGTGCGAGCGAAAGTGATAAATTTATGCCCTTTGGGCTGAACAGTATGAAAAACGTTATATCGCTAGCAGCCCGGGAAGCCCCGCCTGATGTATTAGCAGGTCTTATGGTTCTTGAAGACAATGAAAAAAGGATTTTATGGGTTCCCGGAGTTAGAGCCAGCGAGCTTTGCAGAAGCAGCAATAAGAGAAGTGAACTTCTCCTCTTTAAGTTCGAAAGGAGGTCAACACGTGGAACGTAG
- a CDS encoding regulatory protein RecX, whose amino-acid sequence MAGNERERDFETAKAYALRLLKYRSRAEKELIAKLKEKGYSFVLITEVINWLKEYGFVNDESFAWLYAYDSLTIHFKGPHRIRRELINFGVDKDIVEKTLRKLEMEIDINSILKRYVERARTDFKDAKSLEKLKAKLYRRGFTNSMIVTVLKEVSISQDM is encoded by the coding sequence ATGGCGGGAAATGAAAGGGAACGGGACTTTGAAACAGCAAAGGCCTATGCTTTGAGATTGCTCAAGTATCGTTCAAGAGCAGAAAAGGAATTAATTGCAAAACTCAAAGAAAAAGGTTATTCTTTTGTATTGATAACAGAGGTAATTAACTGGCTAAAAGAATACGGATTTGTCAACGATGAATCCTTTGCATGGTTATATGCCTACGATTCATTGACAATACACTTTAAAGGACCTCACAGAATAAGAAGAGAATTAATAAATTTCGGAGTGGATAAGGATATAGTTGAAAAAACATTAAGAAAGCTCGAAATGGAAATAGACATAAACTCAATACTAAAGCGGTACGTTGAAAGGGCAAGGACCGATTTTAAAGATGCAAAATCGTTGGAAAAGCTAAAAGCCAAGCTATATCGGAGAGGATTCACTAACTCCATGATAGTCACTGTTCTTAAAGAAGTTTCAATCTCACAGGATATGTAG
- the udk gene encoding uridine kinase → MLVAIVGGSGAGKTSVAVKIKEHFGDAADILSMDDYYKNLESGVDPREFNFDSPKAFDFKLFIDHLKALKAGKEIHTPIYSMVTYRRESGISKLFSPKPLIIVEGILILHTEELRELFDFSVYIDAPADERLIRRIERDTRERGRSIESIITQYRKFVAPSFKSFIEPQKYFCDIVLPDGVENAIGLKVIVNAIENMLKSYR, encoded by the coding sequence ATGCTTGTGGCTATTGTTGGAGGCAGTGGTGCGGGTAAAACTTCCGTTGCCGTAAAAATAAAGGAACATTTTGGTGATGCTGCTGATATCCTTTCAATGGACGATTATTACAAAAACCTTGAATCCGGTGTAGATCCCCGAGAATTTAACTTCGACAGTCCAAAAGCTTTTGATTTTAAGCTATTTATCGATCATCTAAAAGCTCTCAAAGCCGGAAAGGAAATTCACACACCTATATACAGCATGGTAACTTATAGAAGGGAATCAGGAATTTCCAAATTATTTTCGCCTAAACCCCTTATAATTGTCGAAGGTATCTTGATATTACACACAGAAGAGCTCAGGGAGCTTTTTGATTTTTCTGTTTACATCGATGCTCCCGCTGATGAAAGGTTGATAAGAAGGATTGAGCGGGATACACGAGAACGGGGCAGGTCTATCGAAAGCATAATAACCCAGTACAGAAAATTCGTCGCCCCTTCTTTTAAGAGCTTTATTGAACCCCAGAAATATTTTTGTGATATCGTTCTTCCCGATGGAGTTGAAAATGCAATCGGACTCAAAGTCATAGTCAACGCCATAGAAAATATGTTAAAATCTTACCGCTGA
- the rimO gene encoding 30S ribosomal protein S12 methylthiotransferase RimO gives MNIGVLTLGCPKNVADMENFKGIMKRRGHQIVSNALMADAIIIDTCGFIGEAKRESVEEILNFCSLKEENPSLKVIAIGCLVQRYFNELKEEIPELDGLIGVTPPDTLADLLEREEIFYLKQPTGVYDFSGRESGNTYAYVKIGDGCDRNCAFCSIPSFKGRSQSRKMEDIVSEVQALVSGGVKEIILVSQDNTQYGKDLYGKQALPDLLRKLDDIKEDFWVRVMYLHPDHLNEEIIDSIALSRNTVKYFDIPVQSGSNSVLKAMGRSKNREELIELFRKVRSKMPDAVLRTTIMVGFPGETSKTFAETLDFIKEVKFNKLGGFVYSPEEGTPAYSERVTISREKAQELLEELLDEQDRISYELNQQFLNKKLKVLIEDETEELSIGRSWHFSPEIDGNIYVRGKSKSGELIETVITQVYENDMEGFIIDEHT, from the coding sequence ATGAACATAGGCGTTCTCACGTTGGGCTGCCCAAAAAACGTTGCCGATATGGAGAATTTCAAAGGGATTATGAAAAGAAGGGGACATCAAATAGTGAGCAATGCCTTAATGGCAGATGCGATAATCATTGATACCTGCGGCTTTATAGGAGAAGCAAAGAGGGAAAGCGTTGAAGAGATTCTCAATTTTTGTTCGCTCAAAGAGGAAAACCCGTCTTTGAAAGTTATAGCCATAGGTTGTCTGGTGCAGCGGTATTTCAATGAGCTCAAAGAAGAAATCCCTGAGCTTGACGGACTTATTGGAGTAACTCCTCCCGACACATTGGCTGATCTTCTGGAGAGAGAAGAAATATTCTACCTCAAGCAACCAACAGGAGTTTACGATTTTTCGGGTAGAGAGTCAGGCAACACTTACGCCTATGTGAAAATAGGTGATGGCTGTGATAGAAATTGTGCTTTTTGTTCAATACCTTCTTTTAAGGGAAGATCGCAAAGCAGAAAGATGGAAGACATTGTTTCAGAAGTTCAGGCACTGGTTTCTGGTGGAGTAAAAGAGATAATACTGGTTTCGCAGGACAACACACAATACGGAAAAGATCTTTATGGAAAACAAGCGCTACCAGATTTATTGAGAAAACTCGATGACATCAAAGAAGATTTTTGGGTAAGGGTAATGTATTTGCATCCCGATCACCTTAATGAAGAGATTATAGATTCCATAGCCCTTTCACGAAACACCGTGAAATACTTTGACATACCGGTGCAAAGCGGCTCAAATAGTGTGTTAAAGGCCATGGGAAGATCGAAAAACCGTGAAGAACTCATAGAGCTCTTTAGAAAGGTAAGGTCTAAAATGCCTGATGCTGTTTTGAGGACGACGATAATGGTCGGATTTCCCGGGGAAACATCAAAGACATTCGCAGAAACACTCGACTTCATCAAAGAGGTTAAATTCAACAAACTTGGGGGCTTTGTCTATTCTCCGGAAGAAGGCACACCGGCTTACAGTGAAAGGGTGACTATTTCCAGAGAAAAAGCCCAGGAACTTCTTGAAGAGCTCCTGGACGAGCAGGATCGGATTTCATATGAACTCAATCAGCAATTTTTGAACAAGAAACTCAAAGTACTTATAGAAGATGAGACAGAGGAGCTTTCAATTGGCAGGTCCTGGCATTTTTCTCCCGAAATCGATGGCAATATTTATGTCAGAGGCAAGAGCAAGTCAGGGGAATTAATCGAAACGGTGATTACTCAAGTTTACGAGAATGACATGGAGGGATTTATTATAGATGAGCATACCTAA
- a CDS encoding redox-sensing transcriptional repressor Rex — protein sequence MENRKIPKPTIKRLAVYYRCLENLIKSGMETVSSQELGNRLNVKASQVRKDLSYFGEFGKRGIGYQTRRLQDGIAEILGIKREWNVCIVGAGNLGVALANYPGLFKSGYKIKAIFDIDPKKVGRKLQNGLVVEDLKNFGEIVRREKIHMGVIAVPASSAQYVANLMVSSRIEGIINFAPVRLNIPETFPLEEIDISLTFRALSFQINMQKNR from the coding sequence ATGGAAAACAGGAAAATTCCAAAACCTACAATCAAAAGGCTTGCGGTCTATTACAGATGCCTTGAAAATCTCATAAAAAGTGGAATGGAAACAGTTTCATCCCAGGAATTGGGGAATCGATTAAATGTCAAAGCCAGCCAGGTACGGAAAGACCTTTCATATTTCGGAGAGTTTGGAAAACGCGGCATTGGATATCAAACAAGGCGCCTTCAGGACGGCATCGCTGAGATCCTTGGAATTAAAAGGGAATGGAATGTCTGCATAGTTGGTGCTGGCAACCTTGGTGTGGCACTTGCTAACTATCCGGGGCTTTTCAAAAGCGGTTACAAGATAAAGGCTATTTTTGACATTGATCCAAAAAAAGTTGGCAGAAAGCTTCAAAATGGCCTTGTGGTTGAAGATTTAAAGAACTTTGGAGAAATTGTCAGAAGAGAAAAGATTCATATGGGCGTTATTGCTGTTCCTGCCAGCAGTGCGCAATATGTTGCCAATTTGATGGTTTCTTCGAGGATAGAGGGAATTATAAACTTTGCACCCGTCAGGCTCAATATACCTGAAACTTTCCCGCTGGAAGAAATAGATATCTCTCTAACATTCAGAGCTCTTTCATTCCAGATAAATATGCAAAAAAATAGATAG
- the rny gene encoding ribonuclease Y — MTIGILIGLALGIAITFIAVPLVTKRVKNKLEEHLKASKQDAESIKKRALEEAEHLRKKALIEGREELHKFREEMEREIRKEREELKQWDERLSRREDNLERKEETLEKMKRELESKTSEIEKLKEAAERKLYELSELTPEEAREQVLRRAEEVYEYEIAQRFKQIKEQYEEEAMKHAKWVVVSAVQRYAADITGDITVSTVSLPSDEMKGRIIGREGRNIRAFEKLTGADLIIDDTPEIVVVSCFNPLRRAIAKLTLERLVEDGRIHPARIEEIYEKAKKTIYSEIKEAGQEALMKVGIPSMHPELVKLLGRLKYRTSYGQNVLDHSVEVAQIAALMAAELGLNVDKIKRGALLHDLGKAVDHELEGSHAIIGGEIAKRYGEKPDVVNMIQYHHGETEATSPESVLIAAADAISAARPGARRESLDMYIKRLERLEEIAMRFSHIEKAYAIQAGRELRVIVEPDKVDDILAEKLAADIARKIEEEMEYPGVVKVTVIRERRSVAYAS, encoded by the coding sequence ATGACAATTGGAATTCTCATTGGTCTTGCATTGGGAATAGCAATAACCTTCATAGCTGTTCCACTGGTAACAAAAAGAGTAAAAAATAAACTGGAGGAACATTTGAAGGCTTCCAAGCAGGACGCTGAATCAATTAAAAAGAGAGCTTTGGAAGAAGCGGAGCATTTGAGGAAAAAGGCTCTGATAGAAGGCAGAGAAGAGCTTCATAAGTTCAGAGAAGAAATGGAGAGGGAGATTCGGAAGGAACGCGAAGAGCTCAAACAATGGGATGAAAGGCTTTCAAGGCGTGAAGATAATCTCGAGAGAAAGGAAGAAACCCTTGAAAAAATGAAACGAGAGCTTGAAAGCAAGACTTCTGAAATTGAAAAGCTCAAAGAAGCTGCTGAAAGGAAACTGTACGAGCTCTCCGAGCTTACGCCTGAAGAAGCCCGCGAACAGGTGTTAAGAAGAGCTGAGGAAGTTTACGAATACGAAATTGCCCAGCGCTTTAAGCAGATAAAAGAGCAATATGAGGAAGAAGCTATGAAACACGCTAAGTGGGTTGTTGTTAGTGCTGTCCAGCGCTATGCGGCTGATATAACCGGAGATATTACTGTGAGCACTGTTAGCCTGCCGTCGGATGAGATGAAAGGCAGAATTATCGGACGAGAAGGAAGGAACATCAGAGCCTTTGAAAAGCTCACGGGTGCTGACTTGATTATTGATGATACGCCTGAAATAGTTGTTGTCTCCTGTTTCAACCCCCTTCGAAGGGCTATAGCAAAATTAACGCTCGAAAGGTTGGTAGAAGATGGGAGAATTCATCCTGCAAGGATCGAGGAAATTTATGAAAAGGCTAAGAAAACTATATATTCAGAAATAAAGGAAGCTGGACAGGAAGCCCTGATGAAAGTGGGCATCCCCTCTATGCATCCTGAATTAGTAAAGCTCCTTGGACGTCTTAAATACAGAACAAGTTATGGTCAAAATGTTCTCGACCATTCAGTAGAGGTAGCTCAAATAGCAGCTCTTATGGCTGCTGAACTTGGCCTTAACGTTGACAAAATCAAGAGAGGCGCATTGCTTCATGACCTTGGTAAAGCTGTGGATCATGAGCTTGAAGGATCTCATGCTATAATCGGCGGCGAAATTGCCAAACGGTATGGAGAGAAGCCCGATGTTGTAAATATGATTCAATATCACCACGGCGAAACGGAAGCAACTTCTCCGGAAAGTGTGCTTATTGCTGCAGCAGATGCAATTTCTGCTGCAAGGCCCGGAGCACGACGTGAATCCCTTGATATGTACATCAAACGCTTGGAAAGACTCGAAGAAATAGCTATGCGTTTCAGTCACATCGAAAAAGCTTACGCAATTCAAGCTGGAAGGGAATTGAGAGTCATAGTAGAACCTGATAAAGTCGACGATATCCTTGCAGAAAAACTGGCAGCCGACATAGCAAGGAAAATTGAGGAAGAAATGGAATACCCTGGTGTGGTAAAAGTAACTGTGATAAGGGAAAGGCGTAGCGTTGCATATGCAAGTTAG
- a CDS encoding DUF4416 family protein has protein sequence MGQVKRTEMVNLVMFIFSSYIDYRFTEIEPILEKEFGAIDYLSCTLDFDKYTYFYNEEMGHKLQGKLVSFEPLIHPSELAEIKLKTNEIERGFSIEGKRKINIDPGYIHHAQFVLASTKHWANRIYIGRGINAEVTLMFLNGAFRPLEYTYPNYKDKEYIDELTKIRELYLKKRKEYYR, from the coding sequence ATGGGACAGGTGAAAAGAACAGAAATGGTAAATCTTGTTATGTTTATTTTTTCCTCTTATATAGATTATCGGTTTACAGAAATCGAACCGATACTCGAAAAAGAATTTGGCGCTATAGACTACCTGTCGTGCACCCTTGATTTTGACAAGTACACCTATTTTTACAATGAAGAGATGGGACACAAACTTCAGGGAAAGCTTGTGAGTTTTGAGCCTTTAATTCATCCTTCAGAACTTGCAGAAATCAAATTGAAAACAAATGAGATCGAAAGGGGATTTTCAATAGAAGGCAAAAGGAAAATCAACATAGATCCCGGTTATATACATCACGCACAGTTTGTGCTCGCTTCCACTAAACACTGGGCAAATAGAATATATATAGGAAGAGGGATAAACGCCGAAGTGACTTTGATGTTTTTGAATGGCGCTTTCAGACCTCTTGAATATACATATCCCAATTACAAAGACAAAGAATACATCGATGAATTGACGAAAATACGGGAGCTTTACTTGAAGAAAAGGAAGGAATATTACAGATGA
- the recA gene encoding recombinase RecA, whose protein sequence is MISKEKKNALERAIKEIEKQYGKGSVMLYGDQENRSNVEVVSSGSLSLDIALGVGGYPRGRVIEIYGAESSGKTTIALHAIAEVQKAGGIAAFVDAEHALDMSYARALGIDVDSLLISQPDYGEQALEIVEGLVRSNAVDLVVVDSVAALVPRAEIEGSMGELQVGLQARLMSQALRKIAGTVSKSRSIVMFINQTRMKIGVVYGNPETTTGGVALKFYSSVRLEVRRSSALREGNEVIGNEVTIKVVKNKVAPPFKDTKVDLIYGKGIDHNNELFNLGVKEGMIERKGAWYTYISEDGKEISLGQGKNNGVEFLSSNPQLLLEIENRIRSKYELPLVKPEGEGKEEGNGGK, encoded by the coding sequence ATGATTTCTAAAGAGAAGAAAAATGCACTTGAAAGAGCCATAAAGGAGATTGAAAAGCAATACGGTAAGGGCTCGGTAATGCTTTACGGTGATCAAGAAAACAGAAGCAATGTAGAAGTCGTATCAAGTGGATCTCTTTCCCTTGATATTGCACTTGGTGTTGGAGGATATCCAAGGGGAAGAGTCATCGAAATCTATGGTGCTGAATCAAGTGGCAAAACAACTATTGCGCTTCATGCTATCGCTGAAGTTCAAAAGGCGGGAGGGATTGCAGCTTTTGTTGATGCTGAACACGCTTTAGATATGAGCTATGCCAGAGCACTTGGAATAGATGTTGACAGTTTGCTCATTTCCCAGCCGGATTATGGCGAACAAGCTCTGGAGATTGTCGAGGGGCTTGTTAGATCAAATGCCGTGGACCTGGTTGTTGTTGATTCGGTAGCAGCACTGGTTCCAAGAGCTGAAATAGAAGGTTCTATGGGTGAATTGCAGGTCGGTCTTCAGGCGAGATTGATGTCACAAGCCCTCCGAAAGATAGCAGGAACTGTTAGCAAATCCAGAAGTATAGTCATGTTCATTAATCAGACCAGAATGAAAATAGGTGTGGTATATGGAAATCCTGAGACAACAACCGGGGGCGTAGCACTGAAGTTTTATTCATCCGTGAGGTTGGAAGTCCGAAGAAGTTCGGCTCTTAGAGAAGGCAACGAAGTAATAGGCAATGAAGTAACAATAAAGGTGGTTAAAAACAAAGTAGCACCACCTTTCAAAGATACCAAAGTCGATCTCATATACGGTAAAGGTATTGATCACAACAACGAACTGTTCAATCTTGGTGTCAAAGAAGGTATGATAGAGAGAAAAGGAGCATGGTACACATACATTTCAGAAGACGGCAAAGAAATCAGCCTCGGGCAAGGAAAAAACAACGGAGTGGAATTTCTGAGCAGCAATCCACAGCTTTTGCTTGAAATTGAAAACAGGATTCGTTCAAAATACGAACTTCCGCTTGTTAAACCCGAGGGAGAAGGCAAAGAAGAGGGCAATGGCGGGAAATGA
- the pgsA gene encoding CDP-diacylglycerol--glycerol-3-phosphate 3-phosphatidyltransferase, which produces MSIPNLLTLSRIVLTIPLVALLYYEPKEWAIWSFAIFIIASVTDYLDGKLARKLNQVSTLGKFLDQISDKILITSLFLVFMFIGKVNFWLVFLIIFRDTFVSGIRMLAASEGVIIAANYFGKFKTVSQIILLCFLYLQVITNWDITAFVILLQWIVALITLFSGIVYVSGYLRNSERGK; this is translated from the coding sequence ATGAGCATACCTAATTTGCTTACTCTATCTAGAATAGTACTAACAATTCCATTGGTGGCTTTGCTGTACTACGAACCCAAAGAATGGGCGATCTGGTCATTCGCAATTTTTATCATTGCGTCTGTAACAGATTACCTGGACGGAAAGCTTGCGAGAAAATTAAATCAGGTATCGACTTTAGGGAAATTTTTAGACCAAATCTCTGACAAAATTTTGATTACATCACTTTTCCTGGTTTTCATGTTCATCGGCAAGGTGAATTTTTGGCTGGTGTTTTTAATCATCTTCAGGGATACCTTTGTTTCAGGAATAAGGATGCTGGCAGCTTCAGAAGGGGTGATCATAGCAGCCAATTATTTCGGAAAGTTCAAAACAGTTTCCCAGATAATTTTATTATGCTTTTTATATCTTCAGGTTATTACGAACTGGGATATCACAGCATTTGTTATATTGCTTCAGTGGATTGTTGCGTTGATAACCCTTTTTAGCGGCATTGTATATGTTTCTGGTTATCTGCGCAATAGCGAAAGGGGGAAATAA